One region of Streptomyces davaonensis JCM 4913 genomic DNA includes:
- a CDS encoding M16 family metallopeptidase, producing the protein MPMGHTATEQAGTGGLTATEHRLANGLRVVLSEDHLTPVAAVCLWYDVGSRHEVKGRTGLAHLFEHLMFQGSGQVKGNGHFELVQGAGGSLNGTTSFERTNYFETMPAHQLELALWLEADRMGSLLAALDDESMENQRDVVKNERRQRYDNVPYGTAFEKLTALAYPEGHPYHHTPIGSMADLDAATLEDARAFFRTYYAPNNAVLSVVGDIDPEQTLAWVEKYFGSIPAHDGKPTPRDGSLPDIIGEQLREIVEEEVPARALMAAYRLPEDGTRACDAVDLALTVLGGGESSRLYNRLVRRDRTAVAAGFGLLRLAGAPSLGWLDVKTSGDVEVPVIEAAIDEELARFAAEGPTAEEMERAQAQLEREWLDRLGTVAGRADELCRYAVLFGDPQLALTAVGRVLDVTAEEVQEVAKARLRPDNRAVLVYEPTVPMETVEEPTEDLESAATVEASDENEETAK; encoded by the coding sequence ATGCCCATGGGTCACACGGCCACAGAGCAGGCAGGCACCGGGGGCCTGACAGCGACCGAGCACCGCCTGGCCAACGGCCTGCGTGTGGTGCTCTCCGAGGACCATCTGACCCCGGTCGCGGCGGTGTGCCTCTGGTACGACGTCGGCTCACGCCACGAGGTCAAGGGACGTACCGGCCTGGCTCACCTTTTCGAGCACTTGATGTTCCAGGGCTCCGGCCAGGTCAAGGGCAACGGCCACTTCGAACTGGTGCAGGGCGCCGGCGGCTCCCTCAACGGCACCACCAGCTTCGAGCGCACCAACTACTTCGAGACCATGCCCGCCCACCAGCTGGAGCTCGCCCTCTGGCTGGAGGCCGACCGCATGGGCTCCCTGCTCGCCGCCCTGGACGACGAGTCGATGGAGAACCAGCGCGACGTCGTGAAGAACGAGCGCCGCCAGCGCTACGACAACGTCCCCTACGGCACGGCCTTCGAGAAGCTGACCGCCCTCGCCTACCCGGAGGGCCACCCCTACCACCACACGCCGATCGGCTCGATGGCCGACCTGGACGCGGCGACGCTGGAGGACGCCCGCGCGTTCTTCCGCACGTACTACGCCCCGAACAACGCTGTGCTGTCGGTCGTCGGCGACATCGACCCGGAGCAGACGCTCGCCTGGGTCGAGAAGTACTTCGGCTCCATCCCCGCCCACGACGGCAAGCCCACCCCGCGCGACGGCTCGCTGCCGGACATCATCGGCGAGCAACTGCGCGAGATCGTCGAGGAGGAGGTCCCCGCGCGGGCGTTGATGGCCGCCTACCGTCTCCCCGAGGACGGCACGCGCGCGTGCGACGCGGTCGACCTGGCGCTCACCGTCCTCGGCGGCGGCGAGTCCTCCCGCCTCTACAACCGCCTCGTCCGACGCGACCGTACGGCCGTGGCCGCCGGGTTCGGGCTGCTGCGCCTGGCCGGTGCGCCCTCCCTCGGCTGGCTGGACGTGAAGACCTCCGGTGACGTCGAGGTCCCGGTGATCGAGGCCGCCATCGACGAGGAGCTCGCCCGGTTCGCGGCCGAGGGCCCGACGGCCGAGGAAATGGAGCGCGCCCAGGCCCAGTTGGAGCGCGAGTGGCTGGACCGGCTCGGCACCGTCGCGGGCCGCGCCGACGAACTGTGCCGCTACGCGGTCCTGTTCGGCGACCCGCAGCTCGCCCTCACCGCCGTGGGACGCGTGCTGGACGTGACCGCCGAGGAGGTCCAGGAGGTCGCCAAGGCCCGGCTGCGGCCCGACAACCGCGCGGTGCTCGTCTACGAGCCGACCGTCCCCATGGAGACCGTCGAGGAACCCACCGAGGACCTGGAGTCCGCGGCCACCGTGGAAGCAAGCGACGAGAACGAGGAGACGGCCAAGTGA
- a CDS encoding DNA gyrase/topoisomerase IV subunit A — protein sequence MARRSTKTPPPDDSFEEKILDIDVVDEMQGSFLEYAYSVIYSRALPDARDGLKPVHRRIVYQMNEMGLRPDRGYVKCARVVGEVMGKLHPHGDASIYDALVRMAQPFSMRLPLVDGHGNFGSLGNDDPPAAMRYTECRQAAATSLMTESIDEDTVDFAPNYDGQEQEPVALPAAFPNLLVNGSSGIAVGMATNMPPHNLSEVIAAARHLIRYPNADLDALMKYIPGPDLPTGGRIVGLSGIRDAYETGRGTFKIRATVAVETVTARRKGLVVTELPFTVGPEKVIAKIKDLVGSKKLQGIADVKDLTDREHGLRLVIEIKNGFVPEAVLEQLYKLTPMEESFGINNVALVDGQPLTLGLKELLEVYLDHRFEVIRRRSEFRRTKRRDRLHLVEGLLTALVDIDEVIRLIRSSENSAQAKERLMERFSLSEIQTQYILDTPLRRLTKYDRIELEAEKDRLNEEIAELTRILDSDAELRKLVSAELAAVAKKFGTERRTVLLEAAGAPVAAVPLQVADDPCRVLLSSTALLARTSNGDPFAEDGDAKRTKHDVIVSAVPATARGEVGAVTSTGRLLRINVVDLPTLPDTAARPNLSGGAPLSEFVSLEGDETVVCLTTLDESSPGLAIGTEQGVVKRVVPDYPSNKEELEVITLKEGDRIVGAIELRTGEEDLVFITDDAQLLRYQAAQVRPQGRPAGGMAGIKLADGAKVISFTAVDPAADAVVFTVAGSRGTLDDSVQTTAKLTPFDQYPRKGRATGGVRCQRFLKGEDCLSLAWAGAVPARAAQKNGTPAELPEMDPRRDGSGVSLAKTVWVVAGPV from the coding sequence ATGGCCCGCCGCAGCACGAAGACCCCGCCGCCCGACGACTCGTTCGAGGAGAAGATCCTCGACATCGACGTCGTGGACGAGATGCAGGGCTCCTTCCTTGAGTACGCGTACTCGGTCATCTACTCGCGCGCCCTGCCGGACGCCCGTGACGGCCTGAAGCCGGTGCACCGGCGCATCGTCTACCAGATGAACGAGATGGGCCTGCGCCCCGACCGCGGCTATGTGAAGTGCGCGCGCGTGGTCGGCGAGGTCATGGGTAAGTTGCACCCGCACGGCGACGCGTCGATCTACGACGCCCTGGTGCGCATGGCCCAGCCGTTCTCGATGCGCCTGCCGCTGGTCGACGGCCACGGCAACTTCGGCTCCCTGGGCAATGACGACCCGCCGGCCGCCATGCGGTACACCGAGTGCCGGCAGGCCGCGGCGACGAGTCTGATGACCGAGTCGATCGACGAGGACACGGTCGACTTCGCGCCCAACTACGACGGCCAGGAGCAGGAGCCGGTGGCGCTGCCCGCCGCCTTCCCGAACCTCCTGGTCAACGGCTCCTCCGGGATCGCCGTCGGCATGGCCACCAACATGCCGCCGCACAACCTCTCCGAGGTCATCGCGGCCGCCCGCCACCTGATCCGCTATCCGAACGCGGATCTGGACGCCCTGATGAAGTACATCCCCGGCCCCGACCTGCCCACCGGCGGCCGGATCGTCGGTCTGTCCGGCATCCGGGACGCCTACGAGACGGGCCGCGGCACCTTCAAGATCCGCGCGACGGTGGCGGTGGAGACGGTCACCGCCCGCCGCAAGGGCCTGGTCGTGACCGAGCTGCCCTTCACGGTCGGCCCGGAGAAGGTGATCGCCAAGATCAAGGACCTGGTCGGTTCGAAGAAGCTCCAGGGCATCGCCGACGTCAAGGACCTCACCGACCGCGAGCACGGCCTGCGCCTGGTCATCGAGATCAAGAACGGCTTCGTGCCGGAGGCCGTCCTGGAGCAGCTCTACAAGCTGACACCGATGGAGGAGTCCTTCGGCATCAACAACGTCGCCCTGGTCGACGGCCAGCCCCTCACCCTCGGCCTCAAGGAACTGCTGGAGGTCTACCTCGACCACCGCTTCGAGGTCATCCGGCGCCGCAGCGAGTTCCGCCGCACCAAGCGCCGCGACCGCCTGCACCTGGTGGAGGGCCTGCTGACGGCCCTCGTCGACATCGACGAGGTCATCCGGCTGATCCGCTCCAGTGAGAACAGCGCACAGGCCAAGGAGCGTCTGATGGAGCGCTTCTCGCTGTCGGAGATCCAGACGCAGTACATCCTGGACACCCCGCTGCGCCGGCTCACCAAGTACGACCGCATCGAGCTGGAGGCGGAGAAGGACCGGCTCAACGAGGAGATCGCGGAGCTGACCCGGATCCTGGACTCGGACGCCGAGCTGCGCAAGCTGGTCTCCGCCGAACTGGCCGCGGTGGCCAAGAAGTTCGGCACCGAGCGGCGTACGGTCCTGCTGGAGGCTGCGGGCGCCCCGGTGGCGGCCGTACCGCTCCAGGTGGCCGACGACCCGTGCCGGGTGCTGCTGTCCTCGACGGCCCTGCTGGCCCGTACGTCGAACGGCGACCCGTTCGCGGAGGACGGCGACGCCAAGCGCACCAAGCACGACGTGATCGTCTCGGCGGTCCCGGCCACCGCGCGGGGCGAGGTGGGCGCAGTGACGTCGACGGGCCGACTCCTGCGCATCAACGTCGTCGACCTCCCCACCCTGCCGGACACAGCGGCGCGGCCGAACCTCTCGGGCGGTGCGCCACTGTCGGAGTTCGTCTCCCTGGAGGGCGACGAGACGGTGGTCTGCCTGACCACGCTGGACGAGTCCTCGCCGGGCCTGGCGATCGGCACCGAGCAGGGTGTGGTGAAGCGGGTGGTGCCGGACTACCCGTCCAACAAGGAGGAGTTGGAGGTCATCACCCTCAAGGAGGGCGACCGGATCGTCGGCGCGATCGAGCTGCGCACCGGCGAGGAGGACCTGGTCTTCATCACGGACGACGCGCAGTTGCTGCGCTACCAGGCCGCGCAGGTGCGCCCGCAGGGCCGTCCGGCGGGCGGTATGGCGGGCATCAAGCTCGCCGACGGCGCGAAGGTGATCTCCTTCACGGCGGTCGATCCGGCGGCCGACGCCGTCGTCTTCACCGTCGCGGGCTCGCGCGGCACGCTGGACGACTCGGTGCAGACGACGGCCAAGCTGACCCCGTTCGACCAGTACCCGCGCAAGGGCCGGGCCACCGGCGGCGTCCGCTGCCAGCGGTTCCTGAAGGGCGAGGACTGTCTGTCCCTGGCCTGGGCGGGCGCCGTGCCGGCCCGGGCGGCACAGAAGAACGGCACCCCGGCCGAACTGCCCGAGATGGACCCGCGCCGCGACGGCTCGGGCGTGTCGCTGGCGAAGACGGTGTGGGTGGTGGCGGGCCCGGTCTAG
- a CDS encoding CobW family GTP-binding protein, producing the protein MVHSPAQQIPVVVLAGFLGSGKTTLLNHLLHRSGGSRIGAIVNDFGAIEIDAMAVAGALGDSTVSLGNGCLCCAVDASELDLYLERLARPSAGIDVIVIEASGLAEPQELVRMVLASEHPGIVYGGLVEVVDAAEFDDTRARHSEIDRHLALADLVVVNKLDRAAEPDRVTALVRDLAPRAAVVPATYGRIDPEFLFDCRPSEERVGQLSFDDLHEHGHGDHDGHLHAAYDSVPFVSAQPLDPRSLMSFLDSRPEGLYRIKGYVDFGPHDTGNRYSVHAVGQFLRFFPEPWAHGADRLTQLVLIGSGIDAPALAKELEACTSDAPHADEHGMWGVLRYVRGSEEEPFDEA; encoded by the coding sequence TTGGTCCACAGCCCCGCGCAGCAGATCCCGGTCGTCGTCCTCGCCGGCTTCCTCGGCTCCGGCAAGACCACGCTCCTCAACCACCTCCTGCACCGCAGCGGAGGCAGCCGGATCGGAGCGATCGTCAACGATTTCGGCGCCATCGAGATCGACGCCATGGCCGTGGCCGGCGCGCTCGGCGACTCGACCGTGTCCCTCGGCAACGGCTGCCTGTGCTGCGCCGTCGACGCCAGTGAACTCGACCTGTACCTGGAGCGGCTCGCCCGGCCTTCCGCCGGCATCGACGTCATCGTCATCGAGGCCAGCGGGCTCGCCGAGCCGCAGGAACTCGTGCGCATGGTGCTCGCCAGCGAGCATCCCGGCATCGTCTACGGCGGTCTCGTCGAGGTCGTCGATGCCGCCGAGTTCGACGACACCCGCGCCCGGCACTCCGAGATCGACCGGCACCTCGCCCTCGCCGACCTCGTCGTCGTCAACAAGCTCGACCGCGCCGCAGAGCCGGATCGGGTGACCGCGCTCGTCCGCGACCTTGCCCCACGCGCCGCCGTCGTACCCGCCACCTACGGCCGTATCGACCCCGAGTTCCTCTTCGACTGCCGGCCCAGCGAGGAGCGCGTCGGGCAGCTGTCCTTCGACGATCTGCATGAGCACGGGCACGGGGACCATGACGGGCATTTGCATGCCGCGTACGACAGTGTCCCGTTCGTCTCCGCGCAGCCCCTTGATCCGCGCTCGCTCATGAGCTTCCTCGACAGCCGTCCCGAGGGGCTCTACCGGATCAAGGGGTACGTCGACTTCGGACCGCACGACACCGGGAACCGGTATTCCGTGCACGCCGTCGGACAGTTCCTGCGGTTCTTTCCGGAGCCCTGGGCGCACGGCGCCGACCGTCTCACCCAGCTCGTCCTCATCGGCTCCGGCATCGACGCGCCCGCCCTCGCCAAGGAGCTGGAGGCGTGCACGAGCGACGCCCCGCACGCCGATGAACACGGCATGTGGGGCGTCCTGCGCTATGTCAGGGGTTCTGAGGAGGAGCCCTTCGACGAGGCCTAG
- a CDS encoding DUF6082 family protein — protein sequence MATQSFGLGSLGRTARASLASKIKAVAQRSTGHRRRAALIEQHRLHFDLMCKAMDDPALTAVLDTYDTEIPLEKQRQFLFANVLYINALFFHRIGAWTRPELFGHLRILCQNPVFREYWEATRPHRKSLPRDSEEAILGSLMDDLVRDLTDSDADEWWVVGSPPEESP from the coding sequence ATGGCCACACAGAGCTTCGGGTTGGGAAGCCTCGGCCGAACTGCACGAGCGAGCCTTGCGTCCAAGATCAAGGCCGTCGCACAACGAAGCACGGGCCATCGAAGGCGCGCTGCGCTCATCGAGCAGCATCGACTCCACTTCGACCTGATGTGCAAGGCGATGGACGATCCCGCCCTGACGGCTGTACTTGACACCTACGACACCGAGATCCCGCTCGAAAAACAACGCCAGTTCCTCTTCGCGAACGTCCTCTACATCAACGCGTTGTTCTTTCACCGCATAGGCGCATGGACTCGGCCGGAGCTCTTCGGCCACCTGCGCATCCTGTGCCAGAACCCTGTCTTCCGCGAGTACTGGGAAGCAACTCGCCCGCACCGGAAGAGCCTGCCCAGAGACTCCGAGGAGGCCATACTGGGGAGCCTCATGGACGACCTGGTCCGGGACCTTACCGACTCCGACGCCGATGAGTGGTGGGTGGTGGGAAGCCCTCCAGAGGAGTCGCCCTGA
- a CDS encoding DUF6082 family protein, translating to MASIVASGWLIHGVEQANGGLATATQRSALGDYFGAVSAVFSGLALLLLVTTLLFQQRELQLQRRELALQREELVASRAELRRSAAADLRSLHVQLTQMQMDDPSLTEVWNDFPGLPHAVIKQYLFANLTYSHFVLTFQWGERSEEDLIREARDIMRSPAFRSYWAASRSLKASLPPDSDEGRMFRLFDRALAESGGGDPAGPG from the coding sequence ATGGCATCAATCGTCGCGAGCGGATGGTTGATACACGGGGTCGAGCAAGCGAACGGAGGCTTAGCGACAGCGACACAACGCAGCGCTCTGGGCGACTACTTCGGCGCAGTCAGCGCCGTTTTCTCCGGCCTCGCCCTCCTCCTGCTGGTCACGACGTTGCTCTTCCAGCAGCGTGAGCTCCAACTCCAGCGCAGAGAACTCGCCCTCCAACGCGAGGAGTTGGTCGCCTCACGCGCTGAACTCCGGCGGAGCGCGGCAGCGGATTTGCGTAGTCTCCATGTGCAGCTAACCCAGATGCAGATGGACGACCCCTCTCTGACCGAGGTGTGGAACGACTTCCCTGGTCTGCCGCACGCGGTTATCAAGCAGTACCTCTTCGCCAATCTGACCTACAGCCATTTCGTCCTCACCTTCCAGTGGGGCGAACGGTCGGAAGAGGACCTCATCCGAGAGGCCCGCGACATCATGCGAAGTCCAGCCTTCCGCAGCTACTGGGCTGCGTCTCGCTCCCTCAAGGCGTCCTTGCCTCCCGACTCGGATGAGGGACGTATGTTCCGGTTGTTCGATCGCGCCCTGGCCGAGTCCGGCGGGGGTGATCCGGCCGGTCCAGGATGA
- a CDS encoding citrate synthase/methylcitrate synthase: MSVNRSARTLIEAPRGLAGVVVTDTAIGDVRGLEGFYHYRQYSAVELAQTRAFEDVWHLLVHGELPDTEQAAAFTVETAALRRLPDEVRAVLPALAAASASAGGSGPLAGMRTALSLLGAVKGFRPVYDIDANERRRDTLAAAAAVPTLLTALYRLSQGREPVEPRDDLSYAANYLYMLTGSEPDPVRARAVEQYLISTIDHGFNASTFTARVITSTGADVAACLVGAVGALSGPLHGGAPSRALDTLDAIGTPDRIDPWIRERVLAGDRVMGFGHAVYRTEDPRSRMLREIAQSFGGPRVEFAVEVEHQVESILAELKPGRELHTNVEFYAGVVMELCGLPREMFTPTFAAGRVIGWSANILEQAEDHKIIRPAARYVGPGAPVAVPAA; encoded by the coding sequence ATGTCCGTCAACAGGTCGGCCCGAACTCTCATCGAGGCGCCCCGAGGGCTCGCGGGCGTCGTCGTCACCGACACCGCCATCGGGGACGTCCGGGGACTGGAGGGCTTCTACCACTACCGCCAGTACTCCGCCGTCGAACTCGCGCAGACCCGCGCCTTCGAGGACGTCTGGCATCTCCTGGTCCACGGCGAACTGCCGGACACCGAACAGGCCGCGGCCTTCACCGTCGAGACCGCCGCGCTACGGCGCCTGCCCGACGAGGTCCGCGCGGTGCTGCCCGCCCTCGCCGCGGCGAGCGCGAGCGCCGGAGGCTCCGGACCACTCGCCGGCATGCGCACCGCGCTGTCCCTGCTCGGCGCGGTGAAGGGCTTCCGGCCGGTGTACGACATCGACGCGAACGAACGCCGCCGGGACACGCTGGCCGCGGCGGCCGCCGTACCCACGCTGCTCACCGCGCTGTACCGGCTGAGTCAGGGGCGGGAGCCGGTGGAGCCGCGGGACGATCTGTCGTACGCGGCGAACTACCTGTACATGCTGACGGGTTCGGAGCCGGATCCGGTGCGGGCCAGGGCCGTCGAGCAATACTTGATCTCAACCATTGATCACGGATTCAATGCGTCAACCTTCACGGCGCGGGTCATCACGTCGACCGGAGCGGACGTGGCGGCCTGTCTGGTGGGAGCGGTGGGCGCGCTGTCCGGCCCCCTGCACGGAGGCGCCCCCAGTCGGGCGCTGGACACGCTGGACGCGATCGGCACGCCCGACCGCATCGACCCCTGGATCCGTGAGCGGGTCCTCGCCGGCGACCGCGTCATGGGTTTCGGTCACGCCGTCTATCGCACCGAGGACCCCCGCTCCCGGATGCTCCGCGAGATCGCCCAGAGCTTCGGCGGCCCTCGGGTGGAGTTCGCGGTGGAAGTCGAACACCAGGTGGAGTCGATCCTCGCCGAACTGAAGCCCGGCCGCGAACTCCACACGAACGTCGAGTTCTACGCGGGAGTGGTCATGGAACTCTGCGGCCTGCCCCGCGAGATGTTCACCCCGACCTTCGCCGCAGGCCGCGTGATCGGCTGGAGCGCCAACATCCTGGAACAGGCGGAAGACCACAAGATCATCCGCCCTGCGGCCCGGTATGTCGGGCCGGGGGCGCCGGTGGCGGTGCCTGCTGCATAA
- a CDS encoding citrate synthase, with product MRDQEPGSGHTTRRLTTKEAAELLGVKPETVYAYVSRGQLSSRRVPSGRGSTFDAKEVEALARRNRRESGGTSGSGSELSVRTRITFIDKDRYYFRGVDAAELAVRHSYEEVAEWLWTGQLRPGISFSAPEATVAAARRAVEALPQHTGPTDRLRVAAIAAATADPLRFDLSEDAVLGTARALIPTLVAALPTVRRGHRDTGPLAHRLWARLSGLPSDEASLRTLDTALALLVDHDLAASTLAVRVAASARAHAYAAVSAGLGVLEGPLHGAASGLAHRMLLDVLDRGDAAPVIAEELRAGRRIPGLGHRLYPGEDPRARVLFGLLEEIPRAEPALAAARDIVATTARHTPLHANVDLALAVFTVAGGMPATAGETVFAVARTAGWIAHALEEYGERPLRMRPSGHYVGPRPPQPLPE from the coding sequence ATGCGCGATCAAGAGCCCGGCTCCGGGCACACGACCCGGCGGCTGACCACCAAAGAGGCCGCCGAACTTCTCGGTGTGAAGCCCGAGACCGTGTACGCGTACGTCAGCCGCGGTCAGCTCAGCAGCCGACGGGTGCCGAGCGGCCGGGGCAGCACCTTCGACGCGAAGGAGGTCGAGGCGCTCGCCCGGCGCAACCGGCGGGAGAGCGGCGGCACTTCGGGCTCCGGCAGTGAGCTGTCGGTGCGGACGCGCATCACGTTCATCGACAAGGACCGGTACTACTTCCGCGGTGTCGACGCGGCCGAGCTCGCCGTCCGCCACTCCTACGAGGAGGTCGCCGAGTGGCTGTGGACCGGGCAACTCCGCCCCGGCATCAGCTTCTCCGCCCCCGAGGCCACGGTCGCCGCGGCCCGTCGCGCCGTCGAGGCGCTGCCGCAACACACCGGCCCCACCGACCGGTTGAGGGTCGCCGCCATCGCCGCCGCCACAGCGGACCCGTTGCGCTTCGACCTGTCCGAGGACGCCGTACTGGGCACCGCGCGCGCCCTGATCCCCACCCTCGTCGCCGCCCTGCCCACGGTCCGGCGCGGCCACCGCGACACGGGACCGCTCGCCCACCGGCTGTGGGCGAGGCTCAGCGGCCTTCCCTCGGACGAGGCATCGCTGCGCACCCTGGACACCGCGCTGGCCCTGCTCGTCGACCACGACCTCGCCGCGTCGACGCTGGCCGTGCGGGTCGCCGCGTCCGCCCGCGCGCACGCGTACGCGGCCGTCTCCGCGGGCCTGGGCGTCCTGGAAGGCCCCTTGCACGGGGCGGCGAGCGGGCTCGCCCACCGGATGCTGCTGGACGTCCTCGACCGCGGTGACGCGGCGCCGGTGATCGCCGAGGAGCTGCGGGCAGGCCGCCGTATCCCGGGCCTCGGGCACCGGCTCTACCCCGGCGAGGACCCGCGCGCGCGGGTGCTGTTCGGGCTGCTGGAGGAGATCCCGCGGGCCGAACCCGCCCTCGCGGCGGCCCGCGACATCGTCGCCACGACCGCCCGGCACACCCCGCTGCACGCCAATGTCGACCTGGCCCTGGCCGTGTTCACCGTGGCCGGCGGCATGCCCGCCACCGCGGGCGAGACGGTCTTCGCCGTCGCCCGGACGGCGGGCTGGATCGCCCATGCCCTGGAGGAGTACGGCGAGCGCCCGCTGAGGATGCGCCCCAGCGGGCACTATGTCGGCCCGAGGCCGCCGCAACCACTGCCGGAGTAG
- a CDS encoding sucrase ferredoxin — protein sequence MSTCSSVSRDLDEPIAGTAATAKTWLLLEQPGPWGAKALTSSHLDPALGRALEAAAKGTGVRIALIRRPGRHADRGTPTARQVYAAHTTPGNAWLHGATVRDPRRLLDLDFAALGKGDHRGFDSVLQAAPHTGDPLALVCTNGKRDRCCALLGRPLAAELDASGVGGIWEVTHLGGHRFSPTLLVLPYGYAYGRAEAHTVKEILSRAREGRIVVENCRGNSAWERPGQAAELAVRTAVGEYAADALSVVRTEGAAPRWTVTVGHCDGRQWHVIVTQGAALPPRAESCGTSVLGSPARMDVVAVRELTTTTALAG from the coding sequence GTGAGTACCTGCTCAAGCGTCTCCCGGGACCTCGATGAGCCCATCGCGGGCACCGCGGCCACCGCGAAGACCTGGCTGCTGCTGGAGCAGCCCGGTCCGTGGGGTGCCAAGGCGCTCACGTCCAGCCATCTGGACCCCGCGCTGGGACGCGCCCTGGAGGCGGCCGCCAAGGGCACCGGCGTGCGCATCGCGCTCATCCGGCGCCCCGGGCGCCACGCCGACCGCGGCACGCCCACCGCGCGGCAGGTGTACGCCGCCCACACCACCCCGGGCAACGCCTGGCTGCACGGCGCGACCGTCCGTGATCCGCGCCGGCTGCTCGACCTGGACTTCGCCGCGCTCGGCAAGGGCGACCACCGCGGCTTCGACTCGGTGCTCCAGGCGGCCCCGCACACGGGGGACCCGCTCGCGCTCGTGTGCACCAACGGCAAGCGGGACCGCTGCTGCGCCCTCCTGGGCCGCCCCCTGGCCGCCGAACTCGACGCCTCCGGCGTGGGCGGCATCTGGGAGGTCACCCATCTGGGCGGACATCGCTTCTCCCCGACCCTGCTCGTGCTGCCGTACGGCTACGCCTACGGCCGCGCGGAGGCGCACACCGTCAAGGAGATCCTCTCCCGCGCGCGGGAGGGCCGGATCGTCGTCGAGAACTGCCGCGGGAACTCCGCGTGGGAGCGGCCCGGGCAGGCGGCCGAGCTGGCGGTGCGCACGGCCGTGGGCGAGTACGCGGCGGACGCCCTGAGTGTCGTGCGTACGGAGGGTGCGGCGCCCCGTTGGACGGTGACCGTCGGGCACTGCGACGGGCGTCAGTGGCATGTGATCGTCACCCAGGGTGCCGCGCTGCCGCCCCGCGCGGAGAGCTGCGGGACCTCGGTGCTGGGCTCGCCCGCGCGGATGGACGTGGTCGCGGTGCGCGAGTTGACGACCACGACAGCACTGGCCGGCTGA